Genomic DNA from Halobaculum sp. MBLA0147:
TGGCCCTCGTTGTGTCGTGCGACGGTCTGGACGCGCTCGAGTGTGGGCTGGATCTCGTTGGCGGGTTGGGCCCACTGGAGGATCGCGGCGTCCTCTTGCGTCGAGGCGTTCCAGTAGTCGACGTTGGCCGCCGCGACGCCGCCACCCGCCGCCACGAGCACCACCACTGCGAGCCCGACGGCGACGCCGTCCTCGGCGGCCAGCGCCCCGTCGAGTCTGTCGACCAGGTGGACGAGTCCGACCCCGGCAGGGATCGCCAGCGGGACGACGACGTGGACCGCGAGCCACGGCGCCTGGATGTCCGTTCCGACGGGGTAGCCGAGCACCGACACGGCGGCCCAGTAGGTACTGAACGCGACCAGCGGGCGGTTCCGGCCGCCGTAGCCGTCCGCGAGGAACCCAACGACGCCGAGCGCGACCGCCACCGCGGAGCCGTATCCCAGCGTCTCGACGAGGTCCCAGACGAACGCCGGGTACGGGTTCCCCTCGCCGGCCGACACCCAACTGTCGACGAACTTCTCGGCCGCGCCGAACGTGGCGGCCTCTACCACCGGCGCCAGCGGCGCCGCGCCGCCCAGCGCCCGCCACAACTCCGGCCGTGGCGCGTAGAAGAACGCCGCCACGCCGACGAACGTCGCCACGCTCGCGACGGTCACCACCGGCACCCACACCGCGAGGTGGACCGCCGCGGCGGTCGTGTCGCGGTCGACGCGCCGGGCCACGGTCGCCCTGAGTCGGCCGCCCGCCGTCCACGCCACGGCGGCGCGTAGTCCCGACACGACGGCGTCGACGAGCGCGTCCACGGCGGAGCCGGTCCGCGAGGCGACGGCGACGAGTCGGTGGTCGACGAGCAGCACCGCCGCGCCGACGAGACAGAGCACGTACACCAGCGCGTTCTCCTTGGCGGTGAACGCCAGCGCGAGTGCGGCGGCCGCCGGCACAGCGTACAGCCCGTTCCGTCGGTCGATGGCCGCCACCGCCAGCGCGAACGCGGTGAACGCGAACGTCGCCACCACCACGTCCGACCGCATGAACCGGCCGTAGTACACCAAGATCGGGTCGACCGCGAGCACGAGGGCGACGGCGACCGTCTCGCGGTCCGACAGTCGGTCACGCAAGAGCAGTGCGGTCGCCGGGAGCAGCCCGCCCAACACCGCGACAGGGAGCCGCGCGGTGAAGTCCGACGGCGACAGGACCTCGAACAGCGCGTTGCCGACGACGGGGAGGAACGGGCCGTGGATGATCGGT
This window encodes:
- a CDS encoding flippase activity-associated protein Agl23; translated protein: MSDDGTDDDASDATVGADGAERSGAADDGADSSDTGTTPAADTTDSSGAETTPAGDGADPSDADTTAGSSLSTRLGTGGLLAGRLHLVVGLVVLAALTLRLVGLGGRVFHWDEGRVGYWILRFDATGEFFYRPIIHGPFLPVVGNALFEVLSPSDFTARLPVAVLGGLLPATALLLRDRLSDRETVAVALVLAVDPILVYYGRFMRSDVVVATFAFTAFALAVAAIDRRNGLYAVPAAAALALAFTAKENALVYVLCLVGAAVLLVDHRLVAVASRTGSAVDALVDAVVSGLRAAVAWTAGGRLRATVARRVDRDTTAAAVHLAVWVPVVTVASVATFVGVAAFFYAPRPELWRALGGAAPLAPVVEAATFGAAEKFVDSWVSAGEGNPYPAFVWDLVETLGYGSAVAVALGVVGFLADGYGGRNRPLVAFSTYWAAVSVLGYPVGTDIQAPWLAVHVVVPLAIPAGVGLVHLVDRLDGALAAEDGVAVGLAVVVLVAAGGGVAAANVDYWNASTQEDAAILQWAQPANEIQPTLERVQTVARHNEGHDVLYVGTSVPQRDDTRLWVANESRLDRAPPIAFWHSRLPMPWYLERVDANVTSTPPDARFDDLPADPPPVVVAFDWDREELATRLDGYTAYEHRYKLRNEELVIFVEDEALADARDASTAA